Part of the Spirochaetaceae bacterium genome, CGCACCACCAGAGCAGCTCGTGTCGAATGGGCGATCCCGCCGACCCGACGGCCGTGTGCGACGAAGACGGGAAAGTGCTCGGGACGAAGGGCCTGCGCGTGGTGGACGCGAGCCTGATGCCGGATTGCCCGCGGGCAAACACGCAGGCGACGACCTATATGATGGCTGAGCGTATCGCGGGCATCGTCAACCACGGCTCGTTGGCGGCGGCGCTCCGGGCGGCGGTCGAGGGAGAGTGACCAGGCCCAAGGACACAAGCCGCAAGGGCCAAGATGCAGAGCACGTCTCCATCGGTATTGACCGATCGCACGTAGAAGAGATCCTTCACCGATACGACCGGGAGCCGCCGTTCTACACGATCATCTCGGTGCGCGAATCCCTCGAACTGCTGGATCTCTGGCCGATCGATCACGCGATCGAACGCTACTTTTCTCGCGAAGACTGACCGGACGACTGGGGTTCAACCCGAGTCAGCCCCCTTATCCGCGGCATTCTCGCCACACGCGCCTGCGACAGCCCTCGTTACCGCTGCCACAGCCACCCGCTCGCCCTCGTGCGGATCAGTCACGACCTCGCTGCACCTCGCGGGTGCTTTACGCTCGTTCGGTTCTCGATTACCTGACGCAGCGCAGGGCTCAGCACGCTGCCCACGAGATCGGCCCGGCGGGCTCTCTTAAACTGACCCGGCGGCTCCGGCACCGCCACCCCTGAGCCTCGGGTCGAGCAGGTCCCGCACGGCGTCGCCGAACATGTTGAGACAGTAAACGACAACAGTCAGGCAAAGACCAGGCCAGAGAGCCAGCCATGGCGCCATCTCCATGTATCTGCGTCCGTCGTAGCTGAGCAGAGTACCCCAGCTAGGAACCTCAGGGGGCAGACCGAATCCGAGGAAGCTTAAAGACGCCTCATTCATAATCACCCCCCCGATGTTGATGCTGAATATGATGATTACAGGGGCCACAATATTGGGCAGGACATGTCGGGCAAGTGTTCTCCATTTTGAAGAGCCAATCGACTCCGCCGCCTGAAAATAGTCATTCTCTTTTACTGCGATAACGGTGCCTCTGACTACTCTTGAGCCGATGATGCCTCCTGATATCCCCAGAACCAGTACTATCTGTGGCACACCCTTCCCCACTATGGACATTATGGTTAACAACAGGAGCAGTCCCGGGAAAGCCATCCAGGCATCGACAAATCTCTGCATCAGCAGGTCGAATTTACCACCAAGGAATCCTGAAGTGCCGCCTATCAGGACAGCGACCACAACATTGAGAGCGGTCGCTGACAGACCGACAACCATCGAGAGACGAGCCCCGTAGATAATGCGGCTCAAGAAGTCTCGCCCCAACTGGTCTGTACCCAGCAGATACCGGGCTGATGCGCCCTGCAGCCGATCTACCAAGTGTATTTCAGTATAGCCATAGGGAGCCAGAACATCGGCAAAGATAGCGACAAGAATCAATATCAATACGATAGTCCCGCTGATAGTACCCAATGGCTTCTCCTTGACCAGACTGACAAAGAAATAAGCCGCCCCGGTTCGTCTCTTTGGCTCACTTAGTGCTGGTCGTATCCCTTTGGCGTCGCTCATGTTGTCGATTTCCCGCCTTTATCGATAACTGACCCTGGGGTCTAAATAAGGATAAATCACGTCTATCAGGAGATTGATCCCCATCACCGCAGCGCCAAAAAACAGATTGATTCCCGAGACCACCGGGTAGTCTCTGTCATTGAGGGCATCCACCATGAGACGACCGAGCCCCGGCAGGCTGAAGATGTTCTCCATGATCACGGCGCCCCCGACCAGGATCGGCAACTGCAGGCCGATCAGGGAGACCACCGGGATGAGGGCGTTTTTGATGGCGTGTCTCATAACAACTACCCTCTCCCTTAGACCCTTGGACCAGGCCGTCCTGATATAATCTTGCCTGAGCACCTCCAGCATCGTGGTGCGCGTCATCCGCATTGTGCCTGCAGCACCGGCCGTCCCCAGAATCAGGCTGGGAATGATGAACACCCCGAGATTCCCCAGTGGGTCTTCGGTGAAAGGAATCCACCCCAGCGGTGGCGACCAGCCCCACCAGATTGCCGGGAAGAGCATGACCATAAGTCCCAGCCAGAAGTTAGGCGTTGCCAGACCGATGACGGCGATGGTGCGCCCCGCGTAGTCAGCGGCCGTATCCTGGCGAATCGCCGAGTAGATGCCGACTGGCAGGGCTATCGCCAGCCCGATTACGATTGCCATGACGCCAAGCTCGATGGTTACCGGCAATCTACCTAATATCCTATCCTCTACCGTCCACCTGCCCCTCAGTGATTTGCCAAGGGTGCCCTGAAGGAGACCTCTGAAGTGGGACTCACCGGTAACCCGGTCAGGCCTCGGCAACACTCCTATCCAGCGTCCATACTGCACGTGAACGGGCACGTCTAATCCCAGCATACGCTCAAGAGCTTCACGGTCTATATGCCCCCCGCCGTAGATCATTTCACTCACCATTGTGTCTATTATATCGCCGGGGATGAACCGGACGGAGAGAAAGACGATGATGGTCAATAGAAACAGGGTGGGGATTATGAGCAGTAATCTTCTGATGATATAGGCTCTCATGGGACACGCCTCGTCAGGTGCCGTATATCAAGAGGAGTAGAGAAGCAAAAACCTCCCTACTCCTGTCTACCTAAGGTCAGCCACGAGCGGTGAAATCCTTAATGACCCATTGCTTCCTTCAGCTCCTGGTCAATCCACAGGCGGGATAAGAAGACATAGTCATTGCTTCCGAATTCGGCTTCACCGTTATAACCAATGAGCCACGGCTGGGTCACCGCAAAAAGAGGAACTCTCGGACCCACGATCCACCAGTGCTTCTCTATGATGTACATATCTGCCTCTGCAACCAGCCTCATCTGCTCCTCAACGGCGGTAGCTGCGGCGGCGGCAACATACATGGCGTCATAAATCGGGTCATTGACGTTGGGGGGATTCCATCCTGATTTCGAGTAAACTTGACTTAGTGAGCCGATAGGGGGAGTGTCACGGTTGGAAACTTCAGTAAGCATACCTTGCCGTATCTCAGGGTCACGCTTAAGAGCGAGATGAGAAGTTCGGTCTTTTACCTCCACCTCTACACCAATGCCAATCGCACGCAAGTATTCCATGACTATCTGATAATAATCCAAATTGAAGGCGTCGGCGTGCTCATAGACGGTCTGGAATCGAATGCCGTCGGCGCCGCGCGGATATCCAGCCTCATCAAGCAACGCTTCGGCCGCTGCCGGGTCATACCTGTAGGTTTTCTTGATTTCTTCGGGCCACTCTTCAAATGGGGTGGTATACTCCTTAAGAGCTCTCCCTACAGGCCCGGTAGGCGTCGTATCTGCCCAACCCTGCATGTAGGTATCGTTAATTGTCTCAAGGTCGATTGCCATCTGTATTGCCTGGCGCACCCTGATGTCGTTCCAGGGCGCCTTCTGGTTGTCAAAAGTCATAGCCGTTTGGGCAAAATAAGAAAACGGCCACAGGTTCAGTTCGGGGTTGGTCCGCTGGAGGCTCATTGCCGCGTCGACACTAGTTAATTGAGACTGGCCCGCCTTACCGATGAAATCAGCCTTACCCGTGCGCATTAACGACAGAACTGTCGCTTCGTCCTTCGTAATCAGGGCCCTTATCTCGTCAACATAGGGCAGGCGGTTCTGCGGGTATTTTTCGTCGAAGCCCCAGTAGTCAGGATTCTTGGTATAGGTGATAGAGCTGCCCTCGACGTAGTCAGTCAGCTCAAAGGGCCCGGTGCCGACCACATTCC contains:
- a CDS encoding ABC transporter permease is translated as MSDAKGIRPALSEPKRRTGAAYFFVSLVKEKPLGTISGTIVLILILVAIFADVLAPYGYTEIHLVDRLQGASARYLLGTDQLGRDFLSRIIYGARLSMVVGLSATALNVVVAVLIGGTSGFLGGKFDLLMQRFVDAWMAFPGLLLLLTIMSIVGKGVPQIVLVLGISGGIIGSRVVRGTVIAVKENDYFQAAESIGSSKWRTLARHVLPNIVAPVIIIFSINIGGVIMNEASLSFLGFGLPPEVPSWGTLLSYDGRRYMEMAPWLALWPGLCLTVVVYCLNMFGDAVRDLLDPRLRGGGAGAAGSV
- a CDS encoding ABC transporter permease, with the translated sequence MRAYIIRRLLLIIPTLFLLTIIVFLSVRFIPGDIIDTMVSEMIYGGGHIDREALERMLGLDVPVHVQYGRWIGVLPRPDRVTGESHFRGLLQGTLGKSLRGRWTVEDRILGRLPVTIELGVMAIVIGLAIALPVGIYSAIRQDTAADYAGRTIAVIGLATPNFWLGLMVMLFPAIWWGWSPPLGWIPFTEDPLGNLGVFIIPSLILGTAGAAGTMRMTRTTMLEVLRQDYIRTAWSKGLRERVVVMRHAIKNALIPVVSLIGLQLPILVGGAVIMENIFSLPGLGRLMVDALNDRDYPVVSGINLFFGAAVMGINLLIDVIYPYLDPRVSYR
- a CDS encoding ABC transporter substrate-binding protein, which codes for EAAAAADKPMVTDPTTGNVVSAPEYGGTLTYVNMLEPASIDPAIVLIASHAIGLVNEKLGIPNWALDRDVHDYRTIWLPESAIIGRLAESWEMPDATTYIFKIRKGVHWHNKAPMNGRELTASDIEYNQHRIWGLGSGFTEPAGNAPLYPYVKNPEGLLNIESVTATDKWTVVFKLKEPVLGTLKDITVQEPNFVLAPEVIEQYGDVTDWRNVVGTGPFELTDYVEGSSITYTKNPDYWGFDEKYPQNRLPYVDEIRALITKDEATVLSLMRTGKADFIGKAGQSQLTSVDAAMSLQRTNPELNLWPFSYFAQTAMTFDNQKAPWNDIRVRQAIQMAIDLETINDTYMQGWADTTPTGPVGRALKEYTTPFEEWPEEIKKTYRYDPAAAEALLDEAGYPRGADGIRFQTVYEHADAFNLDYYQIVMEYLRAIGIGVEVEVKDRTSHLALKRDPEIRQGMLTEVSNRDTPPIGSLSQVYSKSGWNPPNVNDPIYDAMYVAAAAATAVEEQMRLVAEADMYIIEKHWWIVGPRVPLFAVTQPWLIGYNGEAEFGSNDYVFLSRLWIDQELKEAMGH